Sequence from the Nocardia cyriacigeorgica GUH-2 genome:
TCGCCGACCACGGACTCGAGATCACCCTCGATGACGTGGCCGAGCGCGCGGGCGTCGGCGTAGGCACCGTCTACCGGCGGTTCGCGAACAAGAAGGAACTCATCTCCGAGGTCTTCCAGCAGCATCTCGACGAGTTCGCCGAGATGGCCGAGGAATGCGTGCGCCATCCCGATCCGTGGCAGGGCCTGGTCGAGTTCTTCGAATACGCCTGCCGGCATATGGCGACCAATCGCGGATTCAGCGAGGTCATGCTGGAGTTCGAAGACGATCTCGAGCAGTTCACCTGCGTGCGCGACCGGATCAAGCCGGTAGTGGCCCGGATCGTCGATCGCGCGCGGGAAGCCGGCGCGCTGCAACCGGACGTCGTGGCCTCGGATTTCTTCGCGATGGTCCACATGGTCGACGGGCTGGCCGAGTTCGCCCGGCCGGTCAACGATCAGGTGTGGCGGCGCTACATGGCACTGGTGCTCAACGGTGTGCGCACCGAACTCGTTCCACGACGGCCGTTGTCGGTTCCGCCGCTCGACGACGACGAGGTCGAGCAGGCCAAGACCGCTCTGTGCACCGGCCGCCGCCGCTGATTCCTTCATTCCGCGAAACTCACCGCGGGTAGCGCAGGTCACAATCAATCCCTTACAGTTGAACATGTGACCAATTCGTGGATGAACTGGGCCGGCGATCAGCAGTGCACGCCGGCATCCGTCGCGGCTCCGCGCAACCGCAATGAACTAGCCGACCTACTCGGCCGGGCCGCGGATGCCGGCCAGCAGGTCCGCGTCGC
This genomic interval carries:
- a CDS encoding TetR/AcrR family transcriptional regulator encodes the protein MNHATTMPPTRRLRADAARNQQRIVEAARQLFADHGLEITLDDVAERAGVGVGTVYRRFANKKELISEVFQQHLDEFAEMAEECVRHPDPWQGLVEFFEYACRHMATNRGFSEVMLEFEDDLEQFTCVRDRIKPVVARIVDRAREAGALQPDVVASDFFAMVHMVDGLAEFARPVNDQVWRRYMALVLNGVRTELVPRRPLSVPPLDDDEVEQAKTALCTGRRR